gctctgttcggaacggaggcgtaccgaacgagtttctgacgtaatgtaacccttacttttcgaggctgtgagtcgatcgggttacagtttctttgtgtagattatatttactccgtcttctctactataatgaggaccaacatggtaggacagtaagaaacgtcaacggcgtgacaacgtggttgctgcgagaacgcagtgaaacgcggccgttaaagtcaatcagccaatgcacaccagtcgcagtgcggccacgtgttaagtgccgtttacatggtgactccgagaatacgaaaaatttcaaatttgcatttgcgtctccatttaaaCTAcgttgcaattccgcatgaaaacgatgtagtattcatgccagacacagggcgacagagaatgatgcactttgaccccaccaagctccctcagcccggaaaaaaatatgcccgcccactcgaagcaatgtcatttttcttttgttcaaaaaggcaaaaaaaattgaaacgttcaacatatttaatctaaaaatattattaaaacagtaaattaaagcggacattctgccatatttgctgtttttaatgtttagtagcaccactgcgcacgcccaatgtgacgtgtacgagtgctgatgttACGGTGCGGTGTCGCGCCGcaagagcctttgatatgcatgccgaggaagccccccacaaccggattcttccactttggaggcaggattaataatttttcttcttcgtcgacaccatatgcacgcgaggagagtccgctactcagtcattgcgtctttgtgtcgcagagtcgccatgtaaactgccccttagaaacgtcccagaagcagctcaacgcgatgcacgcgaaaaaaacggcagagtttattttttgacgcgagacgctgccctcctgcgtcaatactactagctaggatcgggcagaccagaagtcactcatgtaaaaatacggtggatccggtcgattttcaaacgaatatgcaatcataacccaatttttgagtccatcagatgtcTTGaggggtagatcggggcacagttgacttgtctttgttgattgacagttgtcttctctgctataataataaccaacacggccccgtgttcaatacaaaaccctcctaccacaacaaaacaagtaggaactaatatacacataggaactaaagttatacagcataaaatatacaatataaatgaatactacagcaCATTTGTAACATACaaacatataataaaataaataatagcctatttaaataaaataaattgaaatgagctaaaacacctgtaattaaataataagaataatacacagatcctgcttacacaattaaatttattaatctctgtgcggcgctttaacttgagaaaatccactaataaagcttttgaaaaccagttcataagaaaaacaaaatcactgaggcatttcatttgtaaaatacatgttaaaatctttgtcagtgggattgcttttctctttagaacAAGAATTCTTTTTTCGTCttacagaaagaaagctgaccaatacgcggggtctgaaagtcaaattgttgttggattattatctttaaatacctgctactttttgagcagaattctagctttgtataggctactgttcctattgttgaaagcacaaaagtgtgtaataaacaactagcacatttatattttgcatttggtTTTCTTACTGTTCCGAAAATCAACCGAACCATGACCTCTAAAccaaggtacgtactgaaccgagatttttgtgtaccgttacacccctactaaatatacctataaactaaatcccgaatgcattaaaaaaacattagctcaaacaaaaacttagcttattttggtcttaacagggaacagctggattcagccacgtgaaatgaggcagtgtatccacccaaatcaataaaactaaatacaaacactttcaaaacaaacgattacaacgccactttaactaaacaaatactcgaagcagcaaaatttaattcaaatcttttttttttttttttggagttgcgtactcgagttaatcgatgaatCGTTGCACCactaatacagtgtatcacaaaagtgagtacacccctcgcatttctgcagatatttaagtatatcttttcatgggacaacactgacaaaatgagattttgacacaatgaaaagttgtctgtgtgcagcttatgtaatagagttcatttattttcccctcaaaataacccaaaatatagccattgatatcaaaacccctggcaacaaaagtgagtacaccccacagaaactacgtacatccctaaatgtccaaattgagtactgcttgttattttccctccaaaatgtcatgtgactccttacaggagtgctgtcagcattgctgcagagattgaagagggtcagcatgttagtgctcagaccatacgccgcactctacgtcaaattggtgtgcatggctgtcaccccaggaggaagactattctgaagacggtacactagaaagcccgcaaacagtttgctgaagacatgtcaacaaagcacatggattactggaaccatgtcctatggtctgatgagacaggtgGGCGGCTCACCCCCTCCTCCTGCAGTGCCGGAaacggggccacagtcagccctACGGGACCCAGGACCATCCGCGCCCCTATTAACTAGCCCTCCGAGGGGAAGCGCCACTGCGCCCCACAACCGCCACAACCCCTTAACCCAGTGCTTCtctattattttctgttatgcccccccagAAAGACGTAAACATTCTgcgcccccctccccccaactctctgccgccactgtaaatatattggAGTATAATTTGTTTATAAAATTCTCCTCTGGATAgcattgtgttctttttaacattaaagaaaaaagtaatatagatcaacttccaataaagttaaaaaaataatactcatccataatgtaaaaatacactcaagattttttcaccgtttgatactgaaaaatacaatttaaaaaagtcaataaataataattcaaattgattagcaacattaactcacgaggacaatatgccaaacaattagaccgaaaaaacaacaacaattaatagaacaaaaatgacagtgtcattggacagagagactgtttttttttgctgctggcagtatcagctcctttcctatgttgtggagttattttgcactgagcaacttggtatgccaccttttaTGATTATATGACAGTGcttactggtttactgatgtaacactgacaaagcgggaggattgttggcaatatttggcacgttttcgctgaaaaaaataattccttctgtccgctgcgaacatttttagacaaagtaaatagaccggtctttcctcatctcccactgtactaaaagtcaaagccaaaagtcaAATGCtgcatacgcttcgtcatatttccttgtcttagcttttcatttctccagtgctcttgtttggttcaaaaatattgcgcacatgctgaaaatgagagcggcactgccacccactgagtggatgtacaattacactttattcgagtacggcaaaaaagtacgttccccaaggtcacatgcgccacccccagcatcgctctgcgcccccctggggggggcccgccccactatttgagaagtactgtcttAAGCGCAGGACCCCCACGGTCCAGCAGGCCCGGGGAAGGAAAGAATCCTCAACCTGAGGGGGCGACACCTCACCCACCCGCCGTTGTACAGCCGGCAAGCCAAAACAGGGCCCAATTTTTCCACTGTTGACTACTTCATAGGACCAactttttgactgaaaaaaacatttcagatgagcttatactgtatgtacaatttgtacttcattacatttcattgtattggtgattttttttcatgtattaaGTATGTTTCGATTGTGGGACAAAAAGAGGAAGCTCACGTATTGATCCGCTTGGCAGGGAAGGACACAGCGTCCTCCTGACCTTTGGTTTATGGACGCTTAATATTTCATGACTTTCTGTGGGCGCGGGACAAAATGGAGCAACGACATAGGTTAAATGCTCCGCTAATGCAAGTAGGATGAAAGTGGCGACGGCCACATCATAGACTCAATGATTATCAATCAATATTTGTGCAGTGCCGATAGGAAGCATAGTTGCAGAAACttcaaactagtgctgcaacgattaatcgatgaactcgagtaatcgattaaaaaaattttaattaaattttactgcttcgcGCATATGTTTAAAtatagtggcgttgtaatggtttattttgaaagtgttggcatttagttttattgatttgggtggatacactgcccctctggtctgcctcattgtacatgggtgaatccagctgctccctgttaagaccaccataagccaagtttttgtttgcgctaatgtgtttttttaatgcattcgtaatttagtttatcggtatatttagctgttttttgtgggaatatgtgtctgaaccatttgttatgagcatttttaaatgtagtttgtaggtatatttatgtgtttttcgtgggaatatgtgtctgaactttctgttatgagcattgtaaaaaaaaaaaaaaaagttagcattttatagcattagcAAACTAATAGGCAGCAAATATCAAAACAGCActttctgtgtatcaaatgtagtgctgcaacaattaatcgattaactcaagtattcaattagaaataaatattcaaatttttgttgcttcgagtattcgttttaaGTGGCCTTGTAATGGTTTCTTTTGAAAAtgcatttagctttattgattagggtggatacactgccctctggtttgcctaatttcacatggctgaattcaactgctccctgttaagacaaacgtaagctaagtttttgtttgagctaatgtttttaatgcatttgtaatttattttattggtatatttagccttttttgtgggaatacatgtttggaccatttgttaagagcattgtaaaaaaaaaaaaaaaaaaaaaaaaaaaagttagcgttttgtagcatttaaactagcggactttgcaatgtaagttagccaattgttcttttgttgtacatagatcctcatttatttattttttatactgtttgagggtgagctcaggtattttaatttgttcacgttccttatctgattactcgattattcgaactgactAGTTCCTCAATTAATGGAccgctaaaataatcgatagctgcagtcctactTCAAACGACTCGTTTCCGAGACTAAATAAAATTTCAATGACTTTAACAGGACGCTGCCAGCGTTATCGTTGAACTTACTTGCGGAAATGCGCCGTGTGTAAAGCTCGCCAAGCTCTCCATCTGTCGGATGACTTTTAcaaacgtcttttttttttcagatgtggCTGCGCCATCTGCTTGGAGTGAGCCATTTAAAGTAGAAACGTGCACATTTTGGAAATGTTCTCTTtggtattttattatttattgaactCAAACTGGATGTGAAAATGTTGGTTTGTATGCCAGTAAAcataaagcaaacaaacaaaaaaaatcacttttgagttgttaaaaaaatatacacatgCAGGTAAATTGTTTTCATGTTTGAGTATCAGTGGtaatttaccttttttttttcaattatgtgAAGTTAggtcatagacttcaaaactctattgacctgacacttgtTCATTCTTTGAACAACCATACCATACTATAGGGGggctgagcttcatttagtaatagtcatTCGAAGACAGCACATGCTCATGTCTAAGccagatttaagcttggatttttgaagaactacgaaagctgtacagcataaaaacaggaaggattgtctcaagagggatttgttcgaggaattaaggtaattactatattttccgtaccatgcatgcatttttaaacgtgaaaaaaaatcaatgggagaagtcagccgcattggcatcatagttcgccatatttacataaaataaacgctaactgcacggtttctttgcttttaaccaagaatcgagactgttttaggtccatatttatgaagaattcagggatttttagcatttattcacaagaattttcaccagaaaaagctctgtttacgccaggcggccgctagcctcattagctaaaagagtagcattgtacttcgacatatttacgtaaaattaatgctaactgcacggtttctttgcttttaaccaaaaatcgagactgttttacatccaaatctatgaagaattcggggatttaagtatttattcacaagaattttcaccagaaaagctctttttacatcaggcggctgctagcctcatcTACTACAACGATACATATAACTAACTATACAActgtaaaatgacaataaagggctattctattctataataagttgtgattgcatatagaatttatcaataaattatttataattgatactgcatgttttcctgaagtattacgtttctgatgtgaaaattgagtgatttattagatgttgaaaaaataattaagttgctattttgggcaaaacttATACATGATAtgataaatattgctattgatcctgaaaatataggagaTTATCtctacatttggtgatttttgtgtatctagtgtaaaatctgataattttataaccattttaagtattgttatatcaaaaaaaaaaaaaaaaaaatcaggattttgtaagggaatgactttgaattttttgatgccgctgctcatggagactcatatatggctaaggtaggtgcctgttttgcttTTAGGTCAGTAGAAGCtttagttttgaaaatatttgaactcGACGTTTTTGAAAATGTCaacatattatgaagtctatggttaggTTTATTTACATAgcccaaaaaaaatcacacaaaataatAGATACTTTAACGTTAATATTAGTatattaactaaaaaaaattgaCGTCCATCCCTTGATACTTAAAAGATAGTTGAATAAGTATTTCTAATTTTAccgagttttttttaaaaatttacataaaaatgtcCTTCCTTTTGCTTTTACATTTATAATGAGTAGCGTCGGACACATGCAGTTCATCATCCCCACCACTAGATGACATGGCAACAACCGGCGCattaaacattccacttccgccCATCGTCCTTCCTCTTCCGTTTACGACGATAGCAGGTATGGCGGCTATCAAAACTCCTCTAGATCTCACTTTATAAATCCGTTTTAATCCGGCGCTAATACGTGTGTACGATTAATTTCACGAAGCGGGGTTATTTAATATGTTTCGCCACTTTAACCCATGTGATTATTTTTCTGCTCTGAAGTGAATTATTATATTTATCGGCGCTACACATTTAGCGTTCGCGTTAGCCGTAAGCTAACCGGCTGTTTCGAGTCGCGTTTGAATCTGAAATGAAATTTATAATTGCTTTTTGCGAGATATTTGTCACTAAAGTCACACATTAGCATGATATTAATGATATAATTTTGTTCTCCAGCTTCAAAATGGTGCAGCGCCTGACTTACCGACGTAGGCTGTCCTACAACACCGCGTCCAACAAGACTAGACTGTAGGTTGTTGTGGAGTTCTTTCAGCTTGTGTCGTGATCCTTGttgtaatttttgttttttttttggcaggtCCCGGACGCCTGGTAACCGCATTGTGTACCTGTACACAAAGAAGGTTGGCAAAGCCCCCAAATCATCTTGTGGCATCTACCCAGGAAGACTGCGGGGAGTAAGTGAAAGCATAACAGTGAAACTGTTTATCCGACAACTTGGATGTAATTTCCTATTTTACCGTTTTCCTACTAGATCCGGGCTGTGAGACCTCGGGTTCTCATGAGGCTGTCTAAGACTAAAAAGCACGTCAACAGGGCTTACGGAGGCTCCATGTGCGCTAAGAGTGTGCGTGACAGGTGAGGGGgaaaattcaataaaaaaaattaaaaaaaaaaaaaaaagtaaacctgAAGCAAGCACTTTTTGTTCAAAATATATCACCTTTTGTAGGATCAAGCGTGCTTTCCTGATTGAGGAGCAGAAGATCGTCATCAAGGTGCTCAAGGCACAAGCACAGAGCCAAAAGTCAAAGTAAAATGTGTATTTCTAttgctgcaataaaaaaaattgacaaatgGATTGTGTTTTGGAATTATTTGATACATAGAAAGTGCTGTTA
This sequence is a window from Corythoichthys intestinalis isolate RoL2023-P3 chromosome 13, ASM3026506v1, whole genome shotgun sequence. Protein-coding genes within it:
- the rpl34 gene encoding large ribosomal subunit protein eL34, whose product is MVQRLTYRRRLSYNTASNKTRLSRTPGNRIVYLYTKKVGKAPKSSCGIYPGRLRGIRAVRPRVLMRLSKTKKHVNRAYGGSMCAKSVRDRIKRAFLIEEQKIVIKVLKAQAQSQKSK